Proteins from a genomic interval of Nostoc sp. TCL240-02:
- a CDS encoding CHAT domain-containing protein, producing MAFPIKEHRWLYIGLSILSLCLAVTNTPARASVQVSAKFTLNALASTNQIEQGRNLYRSGRFAEAVMVWQTAAQQYHTQGDRQNETLSLSYLSLAQQELNQWKAAEESIEQSLKLLQTSIPSADAILWAQVLNTQANLQLHNGKAEIALENWQQAQKYYEQAGDKMGSLGSQINQAQALQSLGFYRRSKQQLETLNQNLGAMPDSEIKVSGLRSLGLALLMIGDGKSRQVLEQSLAIARKIEATSQLSSILLSLGKTAADLKDPEAALDYFEQAEQLTTNPSDRLQARLAKFKLFLDYDKPELATSLAPQLLQQLGELPPSHTSLYAAINFVASLNRQSNFNQIIPLKDLAQLMAVTVKSAQQIQDAQAEAYALHQWGKLYRRTQQLSQAQELTQKSLNIARQLQAEDIIAQSAWQVGQLYKEQGDRPEAITAYTEAVKALKSIRGDLVSVNPDVQFSFRESVEPVYRELVGLLLDQQPSQVELMKARDLIEALQVAELDNFFREACLDISQQIDKIDPNATVVYPIILPDRLAVILSKTGQPLRYYVTQKSIADIEQTLEKFLVALNPVSNSKERDRLSQEIYSWLIRPAEMDQAFKDTQTLVFVLDGRLRNIPISALYDGKQYLIEKYAVALSPGMQLMSARSLQPNDINAIVGGISQSRNGFSALPAVELEVKQISKAVRSSMLLNQQFTSQALASHVKSSSADIVHLATHGQFSSRLEDTFLLTWDGEVNVKELSELLKNRGGESSKAIELLVLSACDTATGDDRAVLGLAGLAVKSGARSTIATLWPVKDKAAEMLMTRFYEQLRQPKITKAEALRQAQINLIRQTDFHDPFFWSAFVLVGNWL from the coding sequence ATGGCTTTCCCAATTAAAGAACATCGTTGGCTATATATTGGTTTAAGTATTTTGAGCTTGTGTTTGGCAGTGACTAACACTCCTGCTAGAGCATCTGTGCAAGTATCAGCAAAATTTACTCTGAATGCCCTAGCATCCACTAACCAGATAGAACAGGGACGAAACCTATACCGTTCAGGACGCTTTGCAGAAGCTGTGATGGTTTGGCAAACAGCAGCACAACAGTACCATACTCAAGGCGATCGCCAGAACGAAACCCTTAGCTTAAGTTACCTTTCACTGGCACAACAAGAACTTAACCAATGGAAAGCAGCCGAAGAGTCGATTGAGCAAAGCTTGAAACTGTTGCAAACCTCTATTCCCTCTGCTGATGCAATTCTCTGGGCACAGGTACTCAATACCCAAGCAAATTTGCAATTGCACAATGGTAAAGCCGAAATTGCCCTTGAAAATTGGCAACAAGCTCAAAAATATTATGAGCAAGCAGGCGACAAAATGGGTAGCTTGGGTAGTCAAATTAACCAGGCACAAGCTTTACAAAGTTTGGGATTTTATCGTCGTTCTAAACAGCAGTTGGAGACGCTGAATCAAAATTTAGGAGCAATGCCAGATTCAGAAATTAAAGTTAGTGGGCTGCGATCGCTTGGTTTAGCCCTGCTGATGATTGGCGATGGCAAGAGTCGACAGGTATTGGAGCAAAGTTTGGCGATCGCTCGTAAAATTGAAGCTACATCTCAATTGAGTTCCATTTTACTAAGCTTAGGAAAAACTGCCGCAGACTTAAAAGATCCAGAGGCGGCGTTAGATTACTTTGAACAAGCAGAACAACTAACTACAAATCCAAGCGATCGCTTACAGGCACGTTTAGCTAAGTTTAAGCTTTTTCTCGACTACGACAAGCCTGAGTTGGCTACCTCACTCGCACCTCAATTACTACAACAACTTGGAGAACTACCCCCAAGTCACACCTCTCTCTACGCAGCGATCAATTTTGTTGCTTCACTGAATCGGCAGTCAAATTTTAACCAAATCATACCACTTAAAGACCTGGCGCAACTCATGGCAGTTACAGTCAAGTCTGCACAGCAAATCCAGGATGCTCAAGCAGAAGCTTACGCACTGCATCAGTGGGGAAAACTCTATCGTCGTACACAGCAGTTATCACAAGCGCAGGAGTTAACTCAGAAATCCCTCAACATTGCGCGTCAACTCCAAGCTGAGGATATCATTGCTCAATCTGCTTGGCAGGTGGGACAGTTGTATAAAGAACAGGGCGATCGCCCAGAAGCAATTACTGCTTATACTGAAGCGGTCAAAGCTTTAAAGTCAATCAGGGGAGATTTAGTTTCAGTCAACCCCGATGTTCAGTTCTCCTTCCGTGAAAGTGTGGAGCCTGTTTACCGAGAACTTGTAGGTTTACTCCTAGATCAGCAACCCAGTCAAGTAGAACTAATGAAAGCTCGTGACTTGATTGAGGCACTCCAAGTTGCAGAACTCGATAACTTTTTCCGGGAAGCTTGTTTAGATATATCTCAGCAGATTGACAAAATTGACCCCAATGCAACCGTTGTTTATCCGATTATCTTGCCAGATCGCCTAGCGGTAATCCTTTCCAAAACCGGACAACCGTTGCGTTACTATGTGACACAAAAATCTATTGCCGACATCGAACAAACTCTAGAAAAATTCTTAGTTGCCTTAAATCCTGTCTCCAACTCCAAAGAGCGCGATCGCTTGTCCCAAGAAATTTATAGTTGGTTAATTCGTCCTGCCGAAATGGATCAAGCTTTCAAAGATACCCAAACACTAGTATTTGTTTTAGATGGTCGATTACGTAATATTCCTATATCAGCTTTGTATGACGGGAAGCAATATCTGATCGAAAAGTATGCTGTTGCCCTCTCACCGGGAATGCAATTGATGAGTGCGCGATCGCTCCAACCAAATGACATTAATGCGATCGTCGGCGGTATCAGCCAATCTCGTAATGGCTTCAGTGCTTTGCCTGCTGTAGAATTAGAAGTTAAGCAAATCTCGAAGGCAGTCCGATCTTCGATGTTGCTCAACCAGCAATTCACTAGTCAAGCCCTTGCCAGTCACGTCAAATCTAGTAGCGCCGATATTGTCCATCTGGCAACCCACGGACAGTTTAGTTCCCGCCTTGAAGATACCTTCCTACTGACTTGGGATGGAGAAGTCAACGTTAAGGAATTGTCAGAACTTCTCAAAAATCGCGGTGGCGAGTCATCGAAAGCAATTGAGTTGCTAGTACTGAGTGCCTGCGATACAGCAACAGGTGACGATCGCGCCGTTCTTGGACTAGCAGGCTTGGCTGTCAAATCTGGTGCCCGCTCAACCATTGCCACTCTCTGGCCAGTTAAAGATAAAGCAGCCGAGATGCTGATGACGCGCTTCTATGAGCAATTGCGACAGCCTAAAATTACCAAAGCTGAAGCATTGCGACAAGCCCAAATCAACTTAATCCGTCAAACTGATTTCCACGATCCTTTCTTTTGGTCTGCCTTTGTTTTGGTTGGTAACTGGCTGTAA
- a CDS encoding SDR family oxidoreductase, which translates to MTTEKRIAVVTGSNRGLGYAISRLLSKIGNRVILTSRNETDGLAAKGQLTNEGLDVDYHTLDVTNDASVQQFTEWLRETYGKVDILVNNAGVNPTTKPEESSLLTVQLETMRSTFETNVLAVLRISQALIPLMKVQNYGRIVNISTEMASLTSVPTDYYPLAPSYRLSKVGVNGLTVLLAKELQGTNILVNAYSPGWMKTDMGGDNAPFTAEEGAETAVYLATLPDGGAQGLLFAEMRKFGGPIQLQW; encoded by the coding sequence ATGACGACTGAAAAAAGGATTGCTGTGGTAACAGGCAGCAATCGAGGGCTAGGATATGCTATTTCCCGTCTATTATCCAAAATTGGCAACCGCGTAATTCTGACGAGTCGAAATGAAACAGATGGTCTTGCTGCTAAAGGACAGCTTACCAATGAAGGGCTTGATGTTGACTATCACACCCTGGATGTAACGAATGATGCAAGTGTGCAACAGTTTACTGAGTGGCTACGTGAAACTTACGGCAAAGTAGATATTCTGGTCAATAATGCAGGCGTAAATCCCACAACTAAGCCGGAAGAATCCAGCTTACTAACTGTGCAACTGGAAACGATGCGATCGACCTTTGAAACTAATGTTCTAGCAGTACTCAGAATTTCTCAAGCATTAATTCCGTTGATGAAGGTGCAAAATTACGGCCGCATTGTCAATATCTCAACGGAAATGGCATCTCTAACATCAGTTCCCACTGACTACTACCCTTTAGCGCCATCCTATCGACTCTCGAAGGTGGGAGTAAATGGACTAACTGTGCTTCTCGCCAAGGAGCTCCAAGGTACTAATATTCTCGTAAATGCCTATTCTCCGGGTTGGATGAAGACAGATATGGGGGGAGATAATGCCCCATTTACGGCAGAAGAAGGAGCTGAAACTGCTGTCTATTTGGCAACACTTCCCGATGGAGGAGCGCAAGGACTGTTGTTTGCAGAGATGCGAAAGTTTGGTGGCCCTATTCAATTACAATGGTAG
- a CDS encoding DUF1257 domain-containing protein, translating into MSHFSTLRTKITDAEILKASLRDLGISVKTEADVRGYNGQRVRSDIVAMLDGEYDLGWSRNSDGSFDLIADLWGVAKKHNQTELINSINQKYAVNKTLAEVKQRGLQNANVKLVLQ; encoded by the coding sequence ATGTCTCACTTTAGCACCCTGCGTACCAAGATCACCGATGCCGAAATCCTCAAAGCTTCTTTGCGCGACCTCGGTATCAGCGTAAAGACTGAAGCTGATGTCCGTGGTTATAACGGTCAGCGCGTCCGTTCTGACATCGTTGCTATGTTAGATGGCGAATATGACCTCGGCTGGTCTCGCAACAGCGATGGTTCTTTTGACCTAATCGCTGACCTGTGGGGCGTTGCTAAGAAGCACAACCAAACTGAGTTGATCAACTCAATCAACCAAAAGTATGCTGTTAACAAAACTTTGGCTGAAGTAAAACAGCGCGGTTTGCAAAACGCCAATGTGAAGTTGGTACTGCAATAA
- a CDS encoding DUF928 domain-containing protein → MKRRYLASALSVIALFTSTTLNSANAVTFTPPINNGAPSQATGGASRGNFFIPASSKSAPSQATGGASRGSLFTPSAGKSAPRQATGGASRGDLFTPNAGKGTPRQATGGASRGELFTPSAEKNAPQQASGGASRVGTYYLNPSTVGTKGPAALIALLPQSFYGTTVSERPTILVYLPASNAEEAVFSLKDEAGNTQYQMTIPVTLKAGVIAVKLPAEAPTLAVGKNYHWFLAVKLDGQLGPNTPYVDGWIQRIKPNAELTTAMEQKDSLKRAAAFGKHGIWYDCVETLAALHSTQPSNVTFNKQWEELLSSVSLKEIITAPLLVSTK, encoded by the coding sequence ATGAAACGTCGATATTTAGCTAGCGCATTAAGCGTCATCGCTCTATTCACTAGTACTACATTGAATAGTGCCAATGCTGTTACATTTACCCCACCAATCAACAATGGCGCTCCCAGCCAAGCAACCGGAGGAGCTTCCCGTGGTAATTTCTTTATCCCTGCTTCTAGCAAAAGCGCTCCCAGCCAAGCAACTGGAGGAGCTTCTAGAGGTAGTCTGTTTACACCCAGTGCCGGCAAAAGCGCTCCCAGGCAAGCAACTGGAGGAGCTTCCAGAGGCGACCTCTTTACACCTAATGCTGGTAAAGGCACTCCCAGGCAAGCAACCGGAGGAGCTTCTAGAGGCGAACTCTTTACACCTAGCGCAGAGAAAAACGCTCCTCAACAGGCAAGTGGAGGAGCTTCTCGGGTTGGTACTTACTACTTAAATCCTTCAACTGTAGGTACAAAAGGCCCAGCAGCCTTAATTGCGCTCCTACCCCAAAGCTTTTATGGCACAACAGTGTCTGAACGTCCCACAATTCTGGTATATCTTCCTGCTTCTAATGCAGAAGAAGCTGTGTTCAGCCTCAAGGATGAAGCTGGCAATACACAGTATCAAATGACCATTCCTGTTACTCTCAAAGCTGGGGTAATTGCTGTCAAATTACCAGCCGAAGCACCCACTTTAGCAGTTGGAAAAAACTACCATTGGTTTCTAGCTGTCAAACTTGATGGACAGCTCGGCCCAAATACGCCTTATGTCGATGGTTGGATTCAGCGCATCAAGCCTAATGCTGAACTGACAACAGCAATGGAGCAAAAAGATTCTCTGAAGCGGGCGGCGGCTTTTGGTAAACATGGCATTTGGTATGACTGCGTGGAAACACTTGCAGCCCTACATAGCACTCAACCGAGCAATGTAACTTTTAATAAGCAATGGGAAGAACTACTCTCCTCAGTTAGCTTGAAGGAGATTATCACAGCTCCCTTATTAGTATCTACGAAGTAA
- a CDS encoding antibiotic biosynthesis monooxygenase, producing the protein MEQDEQFVTVVISQLVKAECENAYEAWLKDITSVARTYLGHLGTNVIRPQLGVRNEYVIIFRFDNYENLKVWMTSRDREYWLNQAQSLVESDPYVQQICGLEAWFSIPGQPLKTPPRYKTALLTWAAVFILINILSTFLVPLLRGLPPLIISLIVTILMVVLLTYVVMPRVSRLFSWWLYAK; encoded by the coding sequence ATGGAACAGGACGAGCAATTTGTAACCGTGGTTATTTCACAACTGGTCAAAGCAGAATGTGAAAACGCTTACGAGGCTTGGTTAAAAGATATTACCAGTGTTGCCAGAACCTATCTAGGGCATCTAGGAACAAACGTGATTCGTCCCCAACTTGGCGTGCGAAATGAATATGTGATCATTTTTCGGTTTGACAATTATGAAAATTTAAAGGTGTGGATGACATCGCGCGATCGCGAATACTGGCTCAATCAAGCCCAATCTTTGGTTGAATCTGACCCTTATGTTCAACAAATCTGTGGATTAGAAGCTTGGTTTTCTATTCCCGGCCAACCACTAAAAACCCCACCGCGCTATAAAACAGCCTTGTTGACTTGGGCTGCTGTCTTTATATTGATTAATATTTTGAGTACATTTCTAGTGCCTCTACTTCGCGGTTTACCACCTTTGATTATTTCGCTGATCGTTACCATTCTTATGGTTGTACTGTTGACCTACGTTGTCATGCCCAGAGTCAGCCGTTTGTTTAGTTGGTGGCTGTATGCTAAATAG
- a CDS encoding SMP-30/gluconolactonase/LRE family protein, with the protein MGNSAGLPPIYADKPIELAPATVITSFPANTFLENLAMPAAGYAYAPDGTIFVTNHEVGKIVRITPDGNQQIHATVEGKVSGLAFTTNGDLVATGWNADSIPVVSLVRSDGTVETLLILPDAIFLNGITPLSDTQYLTADSYRGAIWLIDIAQPSGSIWLEHPMLARSNSESVFPAANGLKRFGDFLYVSNTEKMLLLRIPIDSTNKPGEPEIFVEQTNIDDFAFDVEGNLYGATHIYNSVVRIAPDGSTTIIAQAESGVIGSTAVAFGQSEGDRTAIYVVTNGGMFLPPPTGVVPANVVRLEVGKTGYSLI; encoded by the coding sequence ATGGGAAATTCCGCAGGTTTACCGCCTATTTACGCAGATAAGCCGATTGAATTAGCACCTGCTACAGTTATTACCTCGTTCCCGGCCAATACTTTTTTGGAAAATCTAGCGATGCCTGCGGCGGGCTACGCCTACGCACCAGATGGGACAATCTTTGTAACCAATCACGAAGTTGGCAAGATTGTTCGCATTACCCCAGATGGCAATCAGCAAATTCATGCCACTGTTGAAGGCAAAGTAAGTGGTCTTGCTTTCACTACCAACGGCGATCTGGTGGCAACAGGTTGGAATGCTGATTCTATACCCGTGGTTTCTCTAGTTAGAAGTGATGGCACGGTGGAAACCTTGCTGATACTGCCAGACGCAATATTTCTCAATGGCATCACGCCACTGTCCGACACTCAATATTTAACAGCAGATTCCTATCGTGGTGCAATCTGGCTAATTGATATTGCTCAACCCAGTGGCTCAATTTGGCTAGAACATCCAATGCTGGCTCGTAGTAATTCGGAGAGCGTGTTTCCGGCTGCAAATGGCTTGAAGCGTTTTGGTGATTTCCTCTACGTTTCAAATACAGAAAAAATGTTGTTGTTGCGGATTCCCATTGATAGCACTAATAAACCAGGTGAGCCGGAAATTTTTGTTGAGCAGACCAATATTGATGACTTTGCCTTTGATGTAGAAGGCAATCTTTATGGAGCAACGCACATTTACAACAGTGTGGTACGAATTGCGCCCGATGGTAGTACAACTATCATTGCTCAAGCCGAGTCAGGTGTAATTGGCAGCACAGCAGTGGCTTTTGGTCAAAGTGAGGGCGATCGCACTGCAATTTATGTTGTAACTAATGGTGGAATGTTTTTACCTCCACCCACTGGGGTTGTTCCTGCTAATGTCGTTCGGCTCGAAGTTGGAAAAACTGGGTATTCCTTAATTTGA
- a CDS encoding NAD(P)H-quinone oxidoreductase subunit 4: MNAIEFPWLTAIILLPLVAALAIPLIPDKEGRTVRWYGLGVAFADFALMIYAFWYKYDFQSSRLQLVENYPWIPQLGLHWAVGVDGLSMPLLLLTGLINTLAIFAAWKVTTKPRLFYGLMLAMYSAQLGVFVAQDLLLFFLMWEIELVPVYLLISIWGGQNRRYAATKFILYTAAASIFILIAGFAMAFSGDTVTFDMATLGMKEYPKTLELLVYAGFLIAFGVKLPIFPLHTWLPDAHGEASAPGSMILAGVLLKMGGYALIRFNVEMLPNAHVTFAPVLAILGVVNIVYGACCALAQTNLKRRLAYSSIAHMGFVLIGIASYTELGISGAVLQMVSHGLIAASLFFLSGVTYDRTHTLMMDKMGGMAKVMPKTFALFTIGSMASLALPGMSGFVGELMVFLGIATSDVYSSSFKIVVVLLSAVGVILTPIYLLSMLRQVFYGDQSQELHLDAVISDVKPREIFITACLLLPIIGIGFYPKLATQTYDVKAVELAAHAREVLPVVAHQQPSSLYSRIFTAPTLATSQVETSINISE, from the coding sequence ATGAATGCTATTGAATTTCCCTGGCTAACAGCCATAATCCTCTTACCCTTAGTGGCTGCCTTAGCCATCCCCCTGATCCCAGACAAAGAAGGTAGAACTGTGCGGTGGTATGGTCTGGGAGTTGCTTTTGCTGACTTTGCACTGATGATTTATGCCTTTTGGTATAAGTACGACTTTCAGAGTTCAAGACTCCAACTTGTAGAAAACTATCCTTGGATACCGCAATTAGGTTTGCATTGGGCTGTGGGGGTTGATGGTTTATCGATGCCCTTACTGCTTCTAACAGGTTTAATAAATACACTCGCAATCTTCGCGGCTTGGAAAGTTACCACCAAGCCGCGATTATTTTATGGTTTGATGCTAGCGATGTATAGCGCCCAACTTGGCGTATTTGTCGCCCAAGATTTGCTGCTGTTTTTCCTAATGTGGGAAATCGAGTTAGTACCGGTTTATCTGCTGATTTCCATCTGGGGAGGACAAAACCGCCGTTATGCGGCTACCAAGTTCATTCTTTACACCGCCGCCGCATCAATATTTATCTTGATTGCTGGTTTTGCAATGGCATTTTCTGGAGATACCGTCACCTTCGACATGGCGACTCTAGGAATGAAAGAATACCCCAAAACCTTGGAATTGTTGGTTTACGCAGGTTTCTTGATTGCCTTCGGTGTGAAGTTACCAATTTTCCCCTTACACACTTGGCTACCTGATGCCCACGGTGAAGCATCAGCACCCGGTTCGATGATTTTGGCTGGTGTGTTGTTAAAAATGGGTGGTTATGCCCTTATCCGCTTCAATGTGGAAATGTTGCCCAATGCCCATGTAACTTTTGCCCCAGTACTGGCAATTTTGGGTGTAGTAAATATTGTCTACGGTGCTTGCTGTGCCTTAGCTCAAACTAATCTCAAACGCCGCTTGGCTTACTCTTCAATTGCCCACATGGGGTTTGTGCTGATTGGGATTGCCTCTTACACAGAACTGGGTATAAGCGGTGCAGTGCTACAGATGGTTTCCCACGGCTTGATTGCTGCTAGCTTATTCTTTCTGTCTGGCGTAACTTACGATCGCACCCACACCTTGATGATGGATAAAATGGGCGGTATGGCTAAGGTAATGCCTAAAACCTTTGCTCTGTTTACCATCGGTTCAATGGCTTCTCTCGCCTTACCTGGAATGAGTGGTTTTGTGGGTGAGTTGATGGTATTTCTCGGTATCGCCACCAGTGATGTTTACAGTTCCAGTTTCAAAATTGTAGTTGTGCTGCTGTCAGCAGTGGGCGTGATTTTGACACCGATTTATTTACTGTCGATGCTGCGTCAAGTATTCTACGGCGACCAAAGTCAAGAGTTGCACTTGGATGCTGTAATATCTGATGTCAAACCCCGCGAAATATTTATTACCGCTTGTTTGTTGCTGCCAATCATAGGTATTGGGTTTTATCCCAAATTAGCAACGCAGACTTATGACGTGAAGGCAGTAGAATTAGCCGCCCATGCTCGTGAGGTTCTACCAGTTGTTGCCCATCAGCAACCGTCAAGTCTGTATTCGCGGATTTTTACAGCACCAACATTAGCTACTTCTCAAGTTGAAACTTCGATTAACATTTCTGAGTAA
- a CDS encoding transposase, with the protein MKAYSLDLRQKIVDAYACGDISQRKLAKNFGVTLSFVQNLLKRHRELGMIGPKVRTEQTATKLNAEQLEILRQLVIAQPDATLSELRERLYEKTEVLIGVATVNRMVRWKLHLNLKKKVSTSQKKVVMKSN; encoded by the coding sequence ATGAAAGCCTACTCTCTCGACTTGCGTCAAAAAATAGTTGATGCTTATGCCTGCGGTGACATTTCCCAACGAAAACTGGCTAAAAACTTTGGTGTCACCTTAAGTTTTGTGCAAAATTTACTCAAACGCCATCGAGAATTGGGGATGATAGGCCCCAAGGTGCGGACTGAGCAGACAGCAACAAAGTTGAATGCTGAACAGTTAGAAATCCTGCGCCAACTCGTCATAGCACAGCCCGATGCGACGTTAAGCGAATTGCGGGAACGACTTTACGAGAAAACAGAGGTCTTAATTGGGGTAGCTACGGTGAATCGGATGGTTCGCTGGAAACTTCACCTCAACCTCAAAAAAAAAGTCTCCACCTCACAAAAAAAGGTAGTGATGAAGTCCAACTAG
- a CDS encoding IS630 family transposase, which produces MRGIPVEELIFLDESGVNLSFIRKCARALPSLRAYAQKPNRKGKNVSVIGAISLKGLLTQWSGLGSIDALTFDAFIAQKLVPKLWPGAVVIMDNCSIHKSDELEALLIAAGAHLIYLPPYSPDFSPIENCWSKIKNILRRIGARTYPDLLQALDTAFAEVTIENLLGWFTHCCYCTSQD; this is translated from the coding sequence TTGAGGGGGATACCCGTCGAAGAGCTGATTTTCTTAGATGAATCGGGAGTTAATCTGTCCTTCATCCGCAAATGTGCCCGCGCCTTGCCTAGCCTTCGGGCCTATGCTCAAAAGCCCAACCGCAAAGGGAAAAATGTCTCGGTAATTGGTGCAATTAGCTTGAAAGGACTGCTCACCCAATGGAGTGGCTTAGGTTCTATCGATGCTTTGACTTTTGATGCCTTCATCGCCCAAAAGCTCGTACCCAAACTTTGGCCTGGTGCAGTGGTGATCATGGATAACTGCTCAATCCATAAAAGTGATGAACTTGAAGCTTTGCTCATCGCTGCTGGCGCTCATCTCATTTATCTCCCCCCCTATTCTCCCGATTTTTCACCGATTGAGAATTGTTGGTCCAAGATTAAGAACATTCTCCGTCGCATCGGTGCAAGGACATACCCTGATTTACTCCAGGCATTAGATACGGCATTCGCAGAAGTGACAATAGAGAATTTGCTGGGTTGGTTTACTCACTGCTGCTACTGTACCTCACAAGACTGA